The genome window tgattttatttttcatgtaaaatgaatatttatattatatatataacgaGTTAATTGTCATCCATACATTAGAAGGGGGAATGATGACTTTGATACTAATAATTGATAACACTAATAAAAGAAGCTAAATCTGTGCatgtttggttaaaaaaaatgaaaaataatcacctttttaaattttttaagaagcTGGTACaaaattatcttctttttttttttaaaaaaaaaaagcagaattAAACACATGCCgcatctcttcttttttttcttagcaACATGATAATTACAGTCTGGAATGATGACAGTTAAAGCTTTATCCAAGTACTATAGTACCTGTCTGTGGCAATACTCAGCCTCATACTTGTCtgaatagtaattttaaaactagtTATCTTATCAACAATTACAATATAGTTTCTTGTAAGGAATTTGTTTGACAaactaataaacaaaaatattattataatagtaaCATTGTACTatataacttaatatataaaaatattcaaagatatttattataagaaaaCAGCATAAAAAGTATATTCAGAgatcatataatttataatcataaaacaTTGCAAATAGAATAActtaacttaaataaaaaattatttaaaatataatattataaatatattttgcggCTATGAGTAGAGTCGGAGACTGTAGTATTTACACCtgtaaaattttgtaataataccCACACTCTTGATGATTAAAAACCTTATTCATTACAAATAGTTTTATGGATACCTATTGAATATAGTTGCAATTGTCATTCTTAATTATAAAccatatatttgtatttttactaagacaaatgcttttttttattaaataaatgcttaaaatttataataatgtacaattttaaaacataaattcttaaaaaatataatttcttatttttctcaagaaatataaaataatagtttttaaaacttcaaaaaaaataaaaaatctgtcGTTGAGAATTGAGATAGTTGGGAATTCGGCCCAACATTGTCGAGCGAGCCAAGCCAAGGCCCTGCCCCCCGTTTTTGcttcttttcatttaaatttgtctGTCAAGTGTCAACACTCAACACAATATTAACAGTTACAAGAAATGGATCATACGAGAGGAAAGAACGCAGTGATGGTTCTATCTtctgaagatgaagaagaagaagaagacagcGATTGCGAAGAAAGCGATTGCGATGAAGCGTCCGAATCCGATGACGGTGACGTTGATGATTCCTCCCTCTCCAACAAAGTCGTCGCCCTCCTTCGAGGTTTTAATTTTACTAACGAAGTTGATAACGCTGTGTGTTAATGATCAGAGCCGTTGAATTTCTATGTTTTTAGTTTGTATTTGCCAGAAGGAAAAGATATCGAATCTTTGAAATTAAACGAATGCAAAGCGTATCTACGGAATCATGGCTTGAGGATCGCAGGAAATAGAGATGTTTGTGTTGCCAGGATAAAGGAGCATTGGAGGTAAGGGTTTCGGATTCTAGAAGCCTATTGACTATTGACTTAGAAGCATACTTCAAGACATTGAAATTTTGTATGAAATTGAAAACCTAATAATCATATGTAGATGTATTCATATTTACATGGTTCTTGAAAagacattttaatttaatttaatttttcttttcttgtcaaTTTTGCTTCAATTTGTTTCAACCAAGGAATTATGTTTGTCCTATAGTTATTTCTAAGAAAAAATTGTGTCCTAAAGAGCAATATAGTGATTCTTTCTAGAGAAGATAAGGCATGTTAGTTTTGATTTAGAGTTGTTGTATTCACCTCTTAGAAATATATCTCAGGTTAAAACATGGAAGTGGCTACACGCTATACCCGAGATCGTCCTTTACCATTAATTGTACTGGTaaattgtttttctcttttttctttcatttgccTTACTCTTATTGTTCTTTGAATAAACACTTGTTTTCTCACTTTCCTCAGGTGATGTCTGCATGGGAGATGTTGTTCTGTTCAGACAGAAAGTTTATGAAAAGTAATTTGTCTGCTCTGGTCAtttttaatcaatgttttcCTTCTAGTCCTGAATTGTTCCTTTACAAGTTAATTACACATTTCACCAGGTTTGATAAAGTGACTCGGCATGGAAAAACTCTAGGAAACAGAACTGTTGCTGGGAGGGTTGTGAAGGAGAGCTATGGTGCAGCTAAACAACAGCATACCTTTACTGTGAGTCTAAAGTTTGCTGCAATAAGTTACATGAAAAAGAGTCCTGTATTACTCCTTGGTCTTTTATTTGGACATACATAATTCGATGATATATGCTCTTGTAAACCGAGGAGAGCAATGGCTATCTTGGTTAATGAAGTAGAGTTCCAGTTTCTCTCTCAAATTTGTCTTGAGAATTTCACTCTggtattatgtttaattttttattggtgtTGGTACAATTTTTTCTAAGCCAATAACTTGTACTTGAGAATAGAGAAACAGAGAATcagaaaccaaaaataacatACTTGGTTTCGTAGTTGCATTTTATGCCAAAGAAATTTCTTAGCCAAAgttttcatattaatattatacagCTTTCTTTTACCAAATAAGGAACTCTTTACACGTTAATAGAAGTCAAATTCTTCATCTATGTCTTGCAGGTTGAGGTGTTGTGGAGTAGTGGGGTTAGGAAATTGCCTCCACTATCTCCTTTGCTTGTAAAGGGCCGGAATCTCTATAAACAGAAAACTTACAGACAGGTATTAATCAGTGCGTACAAGCCTTTATCTCTGTTTTCTTTTCTATCCTCTGGATGTTACAGTTTCTTTCTTACTTTTATTGTTCTTGATGCTCTAGAGATGGAAAAATGAAGCTGATAGAATCGAGGTGCTTCGTGAGAAGCACGGACGTGGTGCAGCAGCGAGATCTATAAGATCATTGAAGCGAAAAAATAAAAGCTGTTATGCAAATGAATCTAAAGGTAATTTTGAACTTTAATGGATGCATTTGTTGCACTATCTTACAATTTTTCACATTATTGGAAACTTGTCACTCATCTCCTGCAATTATTAGGTTCAAAACGGCAGCATGAAATCCATactaaaaaacaatcaaaaataGGAAGATCCAATGTAGTAGACAAGGTTAGGCACCAAGATGGCTCCAAAAGAGCAAACAACTTTCAACCTCGAGAGGTCACTTCATCAAGTCAAGCAACACAGAAGGAGAAAGCATCTTCAAGAGCCTCCAGATACACAAGGGGAAGGCACAATTCGGCTGAATTTGACCGCTACCAAGTTCCAGTTTATCCATTACACAATTATCCACAGTACACACCAAGCAGGAATGAGCCAAGTGAGTTCTTTTATCACATCAGAGACCTAATTCCAAATATGACAGAATTCCCACCTTCCAGGCCTCGTGTTGGTGAATTCGCATCTAGATCCCAACTTCCAGTATCCAACGATATTTGTCATGCTCGTACAAACCTATACGACTTTGAAATGAGGAATTATGGATGGAGGAAATACGATATATGATGTGAATTGTGATCTATTTTTCATTAAGAAGACTCAAGAGTACTGAGTTTTGTTTCGCCTTTTCACAATGGCATGGTCTGGGCTTCTCATTTGCGCTTTTCCAGTCTGTTCTAGTGAGAACGTTCACATTCCCAATGGATGGAATGTTAGCattctttttttcaaatgtGGTCTCGGGTAGAATGTATAAATACAACATCGATTGATGATGTTTTTTGGTTGAGATTGTTTTTCAGTTGATGTCAGCTAGAGTTTTTTTCAGTCAATGTTGGTTGGACTTATTTTTTGGTCAAtgtcatctagagttttttcgGCTGATGTTGACTAATGATTTTTTCGACAGATGTCGATTGTGACTATTTTTCAGTCAATATCAGTTAGGGTTTTTTGCGCTCAACATCAATCGATACTATTTTTTGGCTGACGTCGACTGAGGTTATTTTTTCACATGTTGACAAGGGTTTTTTTGGTTGACATCAatcgatgatttttttttactgacatcgaccatgattatttttttggccAACATTGACTAAGATTTTTTTGGTCAACTTTGGTTGAGGTTATTTTTTGTTGGTGTTAATGACCCTAGCTGACGTTGGCGAAAAAATAGTCTTGACTGACATTGCTTGAAAAATAACTTTAGTTGATGtcgacaaaaaaaaatcaccaactaatattgataaaaaaatatcttagccGATGTCGACCGAAAATAACCTTGACTGATGTTGGCAAAAAAAATCCTAGTCAACATAAATCAATGATATTCttggacaataacttttaaacaCAAACCAATATCTAAAGGAAAATTGATTATTTCTCAATACCAGCAACAAGTGGTTTCCTAGTTGTCATCAACAAGGAGCTCTATGAATAGGTGTGCGAGGCCACTACACTATGTACTTCAGATTTGAACTTGTGATGAGAAGACAATTTCATGAGATTTTTTTCAGACAACAAAATATTTGTAGgtatttttgtgaaattattCTAACCAGTGATTGGCTAGTTTAGGGATGAAAAAGAAACTATTGAGATACCaaggaaaaaaatggaagaggaggAAACTCAATGGAAGTTCATGTAGCACCTCCATTTGATATGTAGGAAAGTGaagataaatttttcaaaagtttaaatatatttttggttcttataatttttttccattttagtcattgtaaaatatatttgttttatttttcatccttaaagtaaaatgctttgaatagtAACAAAAATGGTGCTtcaaacagtaaaaaaaatgttataaaaaatgctATAAGGATgagaaaccaaaaaaaacatattttgcaaggactagaataattttttttttgcaaggaacaaaaacaaaagaaacactAAATTgtggagaaaaaaatatatttaaacttttttaaataatgtaggttcggagacaaaaaaaatgatcttGTACGTTGTACTTAAATGTAAgtaaatgtaattaattttatcattcttaaaatatcttttatttaattttaattctatttttagtgattattttttattcaggatatcaaattttagtaaataatatttttagtgtGTGGGGGTGGGGGGTGGGTGTACGTGTCTTATCATTCCTAAagtatcttttatttaattttaattctatttttttgattattttttattcacaatatcaaattttaatgagtaatattttaaatataataagaaaaattatactcATCTATCTGTTTTATCTTCCATCCCGCtttcaactcatttttttctttatctttattgatttctctattcttttttaatcaCATCCATTACTTCttctttctactttttttttcatttatttttatctttcttgtTTTCATCCCATTTTGAAATGTACATATATCACTACTCATATTGAACTTTATGTAAGATGATAAATGAAAAGTGTACCATCTGTTATCTAGCGTGAGTGAGGGTTTCTGAAAGGAAGTTGGTAGCCGTGAACGTAACTTATCACACTGATGTGCATGAAGTGAATGATTCAAGGGCGATTATATTTAAACATTCATAAATTTCAaacaataaacattttattaacattctttttttttttttctttttatcacattacatcattaattaaatcaatcatttatctttcttttctttctttcttttctctcaactTGTTGACACTTCAAAAGATGTCtaacaaacattttttataaccGAAACATTCCTGAATTTAAagccaattaattttaataccaTCTTCCTACACCATAAATGAGAAAGCCAGAAAGGGTAGTGTGATTAAAAGAAACTTTGAATCATATGTGGAATTGTAAATTTGACTCTCTTTTATAGTTATTATTATCAAACTTGTGTATAAGGatactattaaaataaaaataacccaaagaaaaaaatagcgtGAAAAGACAAAATGGGATTGCAAAATATAATCCCCAAATTATATATAACCAAGTGAAGGTCCAGGGATCTAGACTATTCACTATTCAGAGGTCCAAGTCTTTTAGAAATATTGGGCTGTAAGCTTTTTGGGTGTTGCTATTGGTTCCACCACCTTTGTTATTGGCTCTTACCAATattcaaaatttctaaaaatactCTTTCCCATAATGCACAATGGAAACACATTTTCACTGCATTAGGGGGTATGAAAACATTGTGTAACAGAAGttcaattttgttattcaatGTATAATGAAATTGTGATTTCATTGTACTTTTTTTATACCCCACTAGTACAGCAGAATCGTGATCCCATGGTGGAGCAAATCACAATTTCATTGAGTTACGATTTCTACaacacaataaaattataatttcgtTGGATTGGCAGGAAATTGTGATTCTGTtgtgtttacaaacaaaaaaaataccttacacAAGGGAGAGCTGTGTGAGGCAAGGAGGGAAGAGAGGGAAAgaggaaaggaagaaagaaaggaagaaagggtGGTGGGGAAGGGTGATGCCAGTTACTGGAAAGGGGGTACTTTGGTCTTTGTCATGCTCTGGTAGCAGCCAATAACAATTTTTGTTGGGCCAACATCAACtcccaagttttttttatatgaggCCCACATAGATACAACGAGCCATGCACGCTTGGTCCGTTGTCctattcttcttccttttttatagttttaaaaatcgGAGTTGGTCGTTGCGTTGCGCGATTTCGCAGTTCCTTTTCCATTTTACGGTTAAAACTCGTTGTCGTCTTGATTCCATGCTTTCTTCTGAACCCCTGAACATGTTCTGCATCCTCTTCTCGATTCATTGCGTTTCGGCATTCTAAATGTAACGACTAACGAACGATGAAGTTGTAGGTAGAAACTCAACCATGGAGTGGACGACACTGCAGCACCTTGACCTGCGCCACGTTGGTCGTGGCGTCAGACCTCTGCAGCCACATGCTGCTACCTTTCATCCTCATCAGGCACTCGTTGCCGTCGCCATCGGAACCTTCATCGTTGGTGAGAAACTGCTCTATCACTCTCTCCATGTTCATTTCTAGTTTCAGGAATTTACCTTCACTCTGCTTATAGATTATGGAAACGTCTAAACGATGCGTTTCGCATCATTACGGTAACGTGCTGCTCTGAAATTCGATTCAAATAATGAAGGAGAACCAGAGTTCATGAATGTGTGTGTGACATACGCTAGATATGCCATTGCATTCGTTTCCGACTCTTCGTTTgtacttatcttttttttttttaaaaaaaatcttcccTGAACCCATTTCATACTTTCTgatagataaatttaaaaagatttaataattaatttggtcTACGTACAGTGTACTTGTTCGCGTTTTGCTATTTTCACTCTACACGTCAAAATTGTAAGTTTTAGCGACGAATAAATTTAGTGTGTTTTGGTCTTTGCTTTAAACATCATTACTGACGTTGCTGTTAACTTAAGACcgctgcaattttttttttggaggtgtaaaattgtcaattttttttggcGATTGTTAAACTACTAGAAATTTCttccataataaatattttctttttggcaGTTTTACACCCCAGAAGAATTTTGCGGCGGTGTTTCAACTGATGGCAGGGATCAAAATGTATTAAATTTGCTTGTCCAGGACTAAAACTTACAATTTTTACGTGTAGGGTCAAAACAGGAAAGTGTGGACAAATATAAGGACCGAGTTAATAATGAAATCTTTCAGAAATTAAACAAAGTCATGTTCCTAGTTTGGACAGTTTCTGAACTTCATAAATTGTAAAGCTATTGTCTAATTGCAAtgttgaaggaaaataaaggttATAAAGATAACTGCACAATATCCAATCTCAAACTCTTTGGGTTGTCCAATAGTACTGTTAAATTTTACACGACAATGAAATAGAATGGGAGGAGAAATAACAAGTTTGCACCTCAACATTGGAGAATTTAAATGAGAGCTTTCATAAAAGTGAAGtgcttaaattgattttaacttagaagtccaattcattttatcttcttattttttttccacttatACACAAAAACTACTGTTTGGTTCAGTTTAACaggttttgtgtgtgtgtgtgtgtgtcttatAAGTGAGAGAGCTTTCATGATAGTTAAGTGCATAAGTTGTTTTGAACTTATAAGAGAAGCtcaatttattttacctttttaattatttttaataagtgttTATAGAGAAGTTTATCTAAACATGACCTTAGATAAAAAACCACAGTTTGCTTCATTTAACTAGTTTTCTCAACTCAATGGATGTAGCTTAGTTGGCAACACACATTGAGTTTGTGGAGAAAGACTTGAGTTCGATCCCACAGAATACACTCTTGGGGAGGAGAGAGGGTCGAGGAACTTTAACTGGGACTAAGCCTCGAATCAGGATTAGTCTTATAGCCGACCCAAAGGATCGAAGCTTGTAGGGATATCTTGGGGTCCCACCAGGGAGCTAAAAGTCCCTAATTACGGTGGTGgctgaacaaaaagaaaactggTTTTCTCAACTtgattcagtttttaaaatctaGACCAAAGTAGTAGCTTCCATCCCAATGCACTTGCTTAATGCTTAGCTGTTTTTGGCTTTGCTAGGCTCTGcattctttctcttttgttgcAAAGGAATAAAAAACTAAAGCAGAGATTGCTTCACTTGATTTTATGTTGACCCAAAAGCATGTAGTTATGAGCAGGATGATGTTCACAAGCAGTATGGTTTGCCCTGTCTAGTAAATGCATCAAAGTTATTCAGACAGACTGTTATCCTAAATTGAACTTAATAAATGGATTtgaatacataaataaaattcttacCAGATGAGCTGGTACAATTCATTCATCTAATCATATCTAAAGCATTATCTTCAGTCCTTCTCCTTAAAGCTACCTGCGGTAGTCTAGCTCTACTTGTTAACTGAATCTATCCATGCTGCCAGATGATGATTCCATATGTTACTCTATCtaattctaaataaaaaatattgagaatgTTTGCATATCGCTCCTTACCTTGAGTTCTTGTCACGTGTAAT of Glycine soja cultivar W05 chromosome 1, ASM419377v2, whole genome shotgun sequence contains these proteins:
- the LOC114421510 gene encoding zinc finger CCCH domain-containing protein 62-like, which encodes MDHTRGKNAVMVLSSEDEEEEEDSDCEESDCDEASESDDGDVDDSSLSNKVVALLREGKDIESLKLNECKAYLRNHGLRIAGNRDVCVARIKEHWRLKHGSGYTLYPRSSFTINCTGDVCMGDVVLFRQKVYEKFDKVTRHGKTLGNRTVAGRVVKESYGAAKQQHTFTVEVLWSSGVRKLPPLSPLLVKGRNLYKQKTYRQRWKNEADRIEVLREKHGRGAAARSIRSLKRKNKSCYANESKGSKRQHEIHTKKQSKIGRSNVVDKVRHQDGSKRANNFQPREVTSSSQATQKEKASSRASRYTRGRHNSAEFDRYQVPVYPLHNYPQYTPSRNEPSEFFYHIRDLIPNMTEFPPSRPRVGEFASRSQLPVSNDICHARTNLYDFEMRNYGWRKYDI